The Hyphomonadaceae bacterium ML37 genome includes a region encoding these proteins:
- a CDS encoding DUF6194 family protein: MTGPALAAALLESFEGVAPKASWGETSYFYNPGRRFANGAYFATIKLSDGPNDTASGLSREGVWRLSFGVSKARYAALFGPLPARPAKGGIIAGDWDFTALNRLTPHPVYGWMGWCAMLCPEQARLDQHRALIEDAYARARAGFEARVRKLGPA; encoded by the coding sequence ATGACGGGTCCCGCGCTCGCCGCAGCGCTGCTGGAAAGCTTTGAGGGCGTCGCCCCGAAGGCTAGCTGGGGCGAGACATCCTACTTCTACAATCCGGGTCGCCGGTTTGCGAACGGCGCCTATTTCGCCACCATCAAGCTGTCAGATGGCCCTAACGACACAGCGTCCGGCCTGTCGCGCGAGGGCGTCTGGCGGCTGAGCTTCGGGGTGTCGAAGGCGCGCTATGCGGCCCTGTTCGGACCGCTCCCGGCGCGCCCCGCCAAGGGCGGGATCATCGCCGGGGACTGGGATTTCACCGCGCTCAACCGGCTGACGCCCCATCCTGTCTATGGCTGGATGGGCTGGTGCGCCATGCTGTGCCCGGAACAGGCTCGGCTGGATCAGCACCGGGCTTTGATCGAAGACGCCTACGCCCGCGCCCGTGCGGGTTTCGAGGCCCGGGTGCGCAAGCTCGGTCCGGCCTAG
- a CDS encoding flagellar basal body P-ring protein FlgI, translating to MMRLVKILTALALCASLSAAAHANPRIKDIADVEGVRSNQLVGYGLVVGLDGSGDTLRNAAFTRQAMNSMLERFNINVREADLRTGNVAAVMVTAELPPFSMQGTRIDVTVSALGDASSLQGGVLIATPLVGANGEVFAVAQGSVAAGGFAAGGQAATVTRGVPTTARIANGAVIEREMEFDLAGRDEIRLSLRNPDFTTARRMADTINAYLGSGVASAQNPSTVALTRPASFRGDMVSLIADVEQLRVQTDMRARVVIDESTGTIVMGDNVRVSTVAIAQGGLTVTVSESPIASQPAPFSDGETVVLPRTDVSVQEDMREMGVLQGTVTLRELVDGLNALGVSPRDLITILQTIKAAGALQADIEVL from the coding sequence ATGATGAGACTAGTCAAAATCCTGACCGCCCTCGCCTTGTGCGCCAGCCTGTCGGCGGCGGCCCACGCCAATCCGCGCATCAAGGACATCGCCGATGTGGAGGGCGTGCGGAGCAACCAGCTGGTCGGGTACGGCCTTGTGGTGGGACTGGACGGGTCGGGCGATACGCTGCGCAATGCCGCCTTCACCCGTCAGGCCATGAACTCCATGCTGGAGCGCTTCAACATTAATGTGCGCGAAGCCGATCTGCGCACCGGCAATGTCGCTGCCGTCATGGTGACGGCCGAGCTGCCGCCCTTCTCCATGCAGGGCACGCGCATCGACGTCACCGTCTCGGCGCTGGGCGACGCCAGCAGCCTGCAGGGCGGCGTGTTGATCGCCACCCCGCTGGTGGGCGCCAACGGCGAAGTGTTCGCGGTGGCCCAAGGATCGGTCGCGGCGGGCGGCTTCGCCGCGGGCGGTCAGGCTGCGACCGTGACGCGCGGCGTGCCCACCACGGCGCGTATCGCCAACGGCGCCGTGATCGAGCGCGAGATGGAATTTGATCTGGCCGGACGCGACGAGATCCGCCTGTCGCTGCGCAATCCCGATTTCACCACCGCCCGGCGCATGGCCGACACCATCAACGCCTATCTCGGCTCCGGCGTGGCCTCGGCGCAGAACCCCTCCACCGTGGCGCTGACCCGGCCTGCGAGCTTTCGCGGGGACATGGTGTCGCTGATCGCCGATGTGGAGCAGCTGCGCGTGCAGACCGACATGCGCGCCCGCGTCGTGATCGACGAAAGCACCGGCACCATTGTGATGGGCGATAATGTGCGCGTCTCCACCGTCGCCATCGCCCAGGGTGGTCTGACGGTCACGGTCTCGGAAAGCCCCATCGCCAGCCAGCCCGCCCCCTTCTCGGACGGCGAAACGGTGGTGTTGCCGCGCACCGATGTGTCGGTGCAGGAAGACATGCGCGAGATGGGCGTGCTGCAAGGCACGGTGACGCTGCGCGAACTGGTCGACGGGCTCAATGCGCTGGGAGTCAGTCCGCGCGATCTGATCACGATCCTGCAGACCATCAAGGCCGCCGGCGCGCTGCAAGCTGATATCGAGGTGCTGTGA
- a CDS encoding rod-binding protein yields the protein MDGLLDAQMQAAMLSARSAPGGAQARQARTPDQLRATAEDFESVFLAQVLEAMMGETTQSSFGGGPGEAAFSSMLNEEYAKVITRAGGIGLADSLAREMLRYQEAGS from the coding sequence ATGGACGGCCTGCTCGACGCCCAGATGCAGGCGGCCATGCTGTCGGCGCGCTCTGCGCCGGGCGGCGCTCAGGCCCGTCAGGCCCGCACGCCCGATCAGCTGCGCGCCACGGCGGAAGACTTCGAATCCGTGTTCCTGGCCCAGGTGCTCGAAGCGATGATGGGTGAGACCACCCAGTCGAGCTTTGGCGGCGGGCCCGGCGAAGCGGCGTTCAGCTCCATGCTCAATGAAGAATACGCCAAGGTGATCACCCGGGCCGGCGGTATTGGCCTGGCCGATTCCCTGGCGCGTGAAATGCTCAGATATCAGGAGGCCGGATCGTGA
- a CDS encoding SBBP repeat-containing protein, whose amino-acid sequence MAFSVELLGAWYGAQSARQVAGQSNAARAPGTGQDAQSRSSAQTLPPWDARGSITALETLRRQVLGNGRFFDASLTNVSNPGVSRDEQQLFAMYQGLRGLQSLADAAMQRDASDLDRSFWQRRFNEGLEQLGGFFQDLELEGVSVLRGKELSKAESALAISRGASEYATAAIHTGAFDAEVAAFQGDAAFTITVRKNGGDTDVAIDLAELGGAPRTLDNVIGLINQKLEDAGMLTRFGRQRVGTPNEFGVIAGDDWGFKIQGILTERISFSAPASAPTVWLAGVSGTKESASGQLTRISGLDAGGQTDFTRRIEADPDVAETTNDKGDSKTTQTSNPLRILDTAQAADGGIYVVGHGASGVAGQALKGEQDLILQRFDTTGKLVWTRALGAAESASGASLAVDGQGNVIVAGSVTGALSGTNAVGGEDSLVVKFNADGVEQWAQRFGGQGDDRALAVTVDDAGNAFVAGETRSGFGGMAHQGMVDGYVRALDASGATLYTRSVEAGAGVERVRAVAMAADGGLLTATEVDGRAVLAKFAPGDDGTGAPVWRLDMGDLDGGRIAGLAVDEDGAIYLAGSAGAGFAPGAVLNANAGGRDAMLVSLEDGAAPTVSYTTFLGTDGDNSAASVKTGGGKVYLAGTTSGALPGSQQSGERNSFAAGFDAATGALEWTQQVSGRGGLSEATGLVVDKGGDSVLNRLGLPNGAIAYADSRAINQRSSVRAGDHFFISVDGGRQRRIEIGPNETMRSLTFKLNAVMLFNGSADVRRSGAGDMLRLTPKPGVTIELTAGADGRDALSGLGLPSGAITGKASLLARSDDATSDAPAVFALELPDYMSITDRGSAQAAYEALSAAQSKIQRAWRDLTQDPALKEMLKGPANGKRGGTVPGYLTAQIANYQSGLDRLMGGGGGETLGLF is encoded by the coding sequence ATGGCGTTTTCGGTCGAGTTGCTTGGCGCATGGTACGGGGCTCAGTCTGCCCGGCAGGTTGCCGGTCAGTCGAACGCTGCGCGCGCGCCGGGAACCGGGCAGGACGCCCAGAGCCGGAGCAGCGCGCAAACCCTGCCGCCCTGGGATGCCCGCGGGTCGATCACGGCGCTTGAAACCCTGCGCCGACAGGTGCTGGGCAATGGCCGCTTCTTCGACGCCTCGCTGACCAACGTCTCCAATCCCGGCGTCAGCCGGGATGAGCAACAATTATTCGCCATGTATCAGGGCCTGCGCGGCCTGCAGTCGCTGGCCGACGCCGCCATGCAGCGCGACGCCAGTGATCTGGACCGCAGCTTCTGGCAGCGCCGGTTCAACGAAGGCCTCGAACAGCTGGGCGGGTTCTTTCAGGATCTGGAGCTGGAAGGCGTGTCGGTGCTGCGCGGCAAGGAGCTGAGCAAGGCCGAGAGCGCACTGGCCATTTCGCGCGGCGCATCGGAATACGCCACCGCCGCAATCCATACCGGCGCGTTTGACGCAGAAGTCGCGGCGTTTCAGGGCGACGCCGCCTTCACTATAACTGTGCGCAAAAACGGCGGCGACACCGATGTGGCCATTGATCTGGCAGAGCTCGGCGGCGCGCCGCGCACGCTCGACAACGTCATTGGCCTGATCAATCAGAAGCTTGAAGACGCCGGTATGCTGACCCGCTTCGGCCGCCAGCGCGTGGGCACGCCCAATGAGTTCGGCGTGATTGCAGGCGATGACTGGGGCTTCAAGATTCAAGGCATATTGACCGAGCGTATCAGCTTTTCCGCGCCGGCGTCTGCGCCCACCGTCTGGCTCGCCGGGGTGAGCGGGACGAAGGAATCAGCCTCCGGCCAGCTCACGCGGATCAGCGGGCTGGACGCAGGCGGCCAGACGGATTTCACCCGCCGGATCGAGGCCGATCCGGATGTGGCCGAAACCACCAATGACAAGGGCGACAGCAAAACCACCCAGACCTCCAATCCGTTGCGCATCCTCGACACGGCGCAGGCGGCTGATGGCGGCATTTATGTGGTGGGTCATGGCGCGTCCGGCGTGGCGGGACAGGCGCTCAAGGGCGAGCAGGACCTGATCCTCCAGCGCTTTGACACCACCGGCAAGCTGGTCTGGACCCGCGCGCTGGGCGCCGCCGAAAGCGCCTCGGGCGCATCGCTGGCGGTGGACGGGCAGGGCAATGTCATCGTGGCAGGCTCGGTGACCGGCGCGCTCAGCGGAACCAACGCCGTGGGCGGCGAGGATTCGCTGGTGGTGAAATTCAACGCCGACGGCGTGGAGCAGTGGGCTCAGCGCTTTGGCGGGCAGGGCGATGACCGCGCGCTGGCCGTCACGGTGGATGATGCGGGCAATGCGTTTGTGGCCGGAGAGACCCGGTCCGGCTTTGGCGGCATGGCCCACCAGGGCATGGTGGACGGCTATGTGCGCGCCCTCGATGCGTCGGGCGCGACGCTCTACACGCGCTCGGTGGAGGCCGGCGCCGGGGTGGAGCGGGTGCGCGCTGTCGCCATGGCCGCCGATGGCGGGCTGCTGACTGCCACCGAGGTCGACGGCCGCGCGGTGTTGGCGAAGTTTGCGCCCGGCGATGACGGGACCGGCGCGCCGGTCTGGCGCCTGGACATGGGTGATCTCGATGGCGGGCGCATTGCGGGCCTGGCCGTGGACGAAGATGGCGCGATCTATCTGGCGGGCTCCGCCGGGGCCGGATTTGCGCCGGGCGCAGTGCTGAACGCCAATGCCGGCGGGCGGGACGCCATGCTGGTGAGCCTTGAAGACGGCGCGGCGCCGACCGTGAGCTATACGACATTCCTCGGGACCGACGGCGACAACAGCGCCGCGTCCGTGAAGACGGGGGGCGGTAAGGTTTATCTCGCCGGAACCACTTCCGGCGCGCTGCCGGGCTCCCAGCAGTCGGGCGAGCGCAACAGCTTCGCCGCCGGCTTTGACGCCGCCACGGGCGCGCTGGAGTGGACACAGCAGGTTTCAGGTCGCGGCGGCCTGTCTGAAGCGACAGGCCTCGTGGTGGATAAGGGCGGGGATTCTGTGCTGAACCGGCTTGGCCTGCCAAACGGCGCCATCGCCTATGCTGACAGCCGGGCGATCAATCAGCGCTCGTCGGTGCGCGCAGGCGATCACTTCTTCATCTCTGTGGATGGCGGGCGCCAGCGCCGCATCGAGATCGGCCCCAACGAGACCATGCGCTCGCTGACCTTCAAGCTGAACGCGGTCATGCTATTCAACGGCTCGGCCGATGTGCGCCGCTCCGGCGCGGGCGACATGCTGCGCCTGACGCCCAAACCCGGCGTCACCATTGAGCTGACCGCCGGCGCCGACGGGCGTGACGCCCTGTCCGGCCTCGGTCTGCCCTCGGGCGCCATCACAGGCAAGGCCTCGCTTCTGGCCCGCTCCGATGACGCCACCTCGGACGCCCCTGCCGTGTTTGCGCTGGAGCTGCCCGACTACATGTCCATCACCGACCGCGGCTCGGCGCAGGCCGCCTATGAGGCGCTGTCGGCGGCGCAGAGCAAAATCCAGCGCGCCTGGCGCGATCTGACCCAGGACCCGGCGCTGAAAGAGATGCTCAAAGGCCCCGCCAACGGCAAGCGCGGCGGAACGGTGCCGGGCTATCTCACCGCCCAGATCGCCAATTACCAGTCCGGCCTCGACAGGCTGATGGGCGGCGGCGGTGGAGAGACGCTGGGGTTATTCTAG
- the pseB gene encoding UDP-N-acetylglucosamine 4,6-dehydratase (inverting) yields MAGSAGASRDAHGSPLRDFAGTACDLTGRSIFLTGGTGSFGHQFLDTVTRRFKPRQLVIFSRDELKQYETAQRFSPEAYPFLRFMIGDVRDAARVAEAMRGADIVIHAAAMKHVPIAEANPFECVQTNIHGAEHVVRAAIANGVERVVALSSDKAAAPVNLYGATKLASDKIILAANAMAGAGGTRFSVVRYGNVVGSRGSVAPFFQRLAAEGARDLPITDPRMTRFWITLDQGVNFVLSVLSDMQGGEVFVPKLPSMRTIDLARAIAPALPHRIVGARPGEKLHEVMITPDDSRSTLDAGDRYVVVAQGRDAVRRAWEEAGAEAVRDGWSYSSDNNPEQLDIPGLQTLLGLTRSAPRPVAVQAVKAV; encoded by the coding sequence ATGGCCGGATCAGCAGGAGCATCGCGCGATGCGCACGGCTCGCCCTTGCGCGACTTCGCCGGAACAGCCTGTGATCTGACCGGGCGGTCCATCTTCCTGACCGGCGGCACCGGCTCATTTGGACACCAGTTTCTCGACACTGTGACGCGCCGCTTCAAGCCGCGCCAGCTGGTGATCTTTTCGCGCGACGAGCTCAAGCAGTACGAAACCGCCCAGCGCTTCAGCCCCGAGGCTTATCCCTTTCTGCGCTTCATGATCGGCGATGTGCGAGATGCCGCGCGGGTGGCAGAAGCCATGCGCGGAGCCGACATCGTCATCCACGCCGCCGCGATGAAGCACGTGCCTATCGCCGAGGCCAATCCGTTCGAGTGCGTCCAGACCAATATCCACGGGGCCGAACATGTGGTGCGCGCTGCCATCGCCAACGGCGTGGAGCGGGTTGTCGCGCTGTCCTCGGACAAGGCGGCGGCGCCGGTGAATTTGTATGGCGCGACCAAGCTCGCGTCCGACAAGATCATTCTGGCGGCCAACGCCATGGCCGGCGCCGGCGGCACGCGCTTTTCAGTCGTGCGCTACGGCAATGTGGTGGGATCGCGCGGCTCGGTGGCGCCGTTTTTCCAGCGCCTTGCGGCTGAAGGCGCGCGCGATCTGCCCATCACCGACCCGCGCATGACGCGGTTCTGGATCACGCTGGATCAGGGGGTGAACTTCGTCCTCTCCGTCCTGTCAGATATGCAGGGCGGCGAGGTGTTCGTGCCCAAGCTGCCCTCCATGCGCACCATTGATCTCGCCCGCGCTATCGCGCCGGCCCTGCCCCACCGCATTGTCGGCGCGCGCCCGGGCGAGAAGCTGCACGAGGTGATGATCACGCCGGACGATTCGCGCTCCACGCTGGACGCCGGCGACCGCTATGTGGTGGTGGCCCAGGGCCGCGACGCCGTGCGCCGGGCCTGGGAGGAAGCGGGCGCAGAGGCCGTGCGCGATGGCTGGTCCTATTCCTCGGACAATAATCCTGAACAGCTGGATATTCCGGGCCTCCAGACCCTTCTGGGCCTGACCCGCTCCGCGCCAAGACCGGTAGCGGTCCAGGCTGTGAAAGCGGTCTAG
- the gloB gene encoding hydroxyacylglutathione hydrolase translates to MALQIRQFPCLQDNYGFLIVCSETGACAAIDTPEPARILEEARAAGWRLSEIWNTHHHWDHAGGNDTVRAANGARITAPAAEADKIGHVDAAVRPGDRVRLGALEAQVLDVGGHTLGHIAYWFESEGVAFVGDALFALGCGRLFEGTPQQAQAGLARLRDLPPDTVIHCAHEYTQANARFALSVDPQNAALIDYAAGVERLRARGEPTVPTTIERERAANPFLRWDDAGLRARLGLETAKDWEVYGAVRARKDNFKG, encoded by the coding sequence ATGGCCCTGCAGATCCGCCAATTCCCCTGCCTTCAGGACAATTATGGCTTCCTGATCGTGTGCAGCGAGACCGGCGCCTGCGCCGCCATCGACACGCCTGAACCCGCCCGCATCCTGGAGGAGGCGCGCGCCGCAGGCTGGCGCCTGAGCGAGATCTGGAACACGCATCATCACTGGGACCATGCCGGCGGCAATGACACCGTCCGCGCCGCCAATGGCGCGCGCATCACCGCGCCCGCCGCCGAGGCGGACAAGATCGGCCATGTGGACGCCGCGGTCAGACCGGGCGACCGGGTAAGGCTCGGCGCGCTGGAGGCGCAGGTGCTGGATGTGGGCGGCCATACGCTGGGCCATATCGCCTACTGGTTCGAGAGCGAGGGTGTGGCGTTTGTCGGCGACGCCCTGTTCGCGCTGGGCTGCGGGCGCCTGTTTGAAGGCACGCCGCAACAGGCGCAGGCGGGGCTGGCGCGCCTGCGCGACTTGCCGCCGGACACCGTCATCCATTGCGCCCATGAATACACGCAGGCGAATGCGAGGTTTGCGCTGAGCGTCGATCCGCAGAACGCCGCGCTGATTGACTACGCCGCCGGGGTGGAACGCCTGCGCGCGCGGGGCGAGCCGACGGTGCCGACCACCATCGAGCGCGAGCGCGCGGCCAATCCGTTTCTGCGCTGGGATGATGCGGGCCTGCGCGCCCGGCTGGGTCTGGAGACCGCCAAGGACTGGGAAGTTTACGGCGCGGTGCGCGCGCGCAAGGACAATTTCAAAGGCTGA
- a CDS encoding methyltransferase domain-containing protein has translation MRTDALEIDRFYRSVRGRAARDMAVRRLTALWSQAKGLDVLGYGFAGAYLEPYRAEARRTVAYMPAAQGAVGWPKTGLSLTALGEEARLPFKEAMFDRVVLAHALEEADDLRRLLRELWRVTAPEGRIVVIAAHRAGLWARSEATPFGHGRPFSKRQLSDLLTGALFEPVAWSRALYAPPWRWACGPKTASAFESAGERVAPAFGGLILAEAIKHVGAVRPGGSAERVRRPALEGAARPALSPKSTPPDHAAKDTAS, from the coding sequence ATGCGCACAGACGCGCTGGAAATCGACCGCTTCTACCGCTCCGTGCGCGGCCGCGCCGCACGCGACATGGCCGTGCGGCGGCTGACCGCGCTGTGGTCCCAGGCCAAGGGTCTGGACGTGCTGGGCTATGGCTTTGCGGGCGCGTATCTCGAACCCTACCGGGCCGAGGCGCGGCGCACCGTGGCCTATATGCCGGCAGCGCAGGGCGCTGTGGGTTGGCCGAAGACCGGCCTCTCGCTGACGGCACTTGGCGAAGAGGCGCGCCTGCCCTTCAAGGAAGCCATGTTCGATCGGGTCGTGCTGGCCCACGCGCTGGAGGAGGCAGACGATCTTCGCCGGCTCCTGCGCGAGCTGTGGCGGGTTACGGCGCCGGAAGGGCGCATCGTGGTCATCGCCGCCCACCGCGCCGGGCTGTGGGCCCGGTCCGAGGCGACGCCGTTCGGCCACGGACGCCCGTTTTCGAAGCGCCAGTTGTCCGATCTTCTGACCGGCGCCCTGTTTGAACCCGTGGCCTGGTCGCGCGCGCTCTACGCCCCGCCCTGGCGCTGGGCGTGCGGACCGAAGACCGCATCGGCGTTCGAAAGCGCGGGCGAGCGGGTCGCGCCAGCCTTTGGCGGGTTGATCCTGGCCGAGGCGATCAAGCATGTGGGCGCGGTGCGTCCGGGCGGCTCGGCTGAACGCGTCCGGCGCCCCGCGCTTGAAGGCGCCGCGCGCCCCGCGCTATCTCCCAAGTCAACGCCCCCTGATCACGCCGCGAAAGACACAGCTTCATGA
- a CDS encoding phosphoserine transaminase: MARSKPSLRPSDARFSCGPTKKRPGWEWSALAAAPLGRNHRAGTPKARLAEALERTAAVLEIPSDYKVVILPASDTGAMEGALWSMTGARPVDVFSCDEFGRRWLVDLRDELKPAGLNVYETPYGRAPDYSRANPAHDQVFTWNATAAGVRIPDASWIKDDREGVTICDATSAAFAMDLPWEKFDVTTFSWQKCLGGEAQHGVAVLSPRARARLREYRPSWPVPRLLQLFEAGAEDAAIYAGSTINTPSLMCVEDYLDALKWAAREGGVTALIARTNANFAALASWVDSASWIDFLAEDPATRSTTSVTLTFTSPELAAKSDAEHWAVSRRMGLLLDREGAAFDVIPHPKAPAGLRIWCGPTVDTDDVAALGPWLDWAYETAMEELEIA, from the coding sequence ATGGCCCGCTCCAAACCCAGCCTGCGCCCGTCCGATGCACGCTTTTCGTGCGGCCCCACCAAGAAGCGCCCGGGCTGGGAATGGAGCGCGCTGGCGGCTGCGCCGCTGGGCCGCAATCACCGCGCCGGCACCCCCAAGGCGCGCCTGGCCGAAGCGCTGGAACGCACGGCGGCGGTGCTGGAAATCCCGTCTGATTACAAGGTGGTGATCCTGCCCGCCTCAGACACCGGCGCCATGGAAGGCGCGCTGTGGTCCATGACCGGCGCGCGGCCCGTAGACGTGTTTTCCTGCGACGAGTTCGGCCGGCGCTGGCTGGTGGATTTGCGCGACGAGCTGAAACCCGCCGGGCTGAATGTCTACGAGACTCCCTATGGCCGCGCGCCTGATTACAGCCGCGCCAACCCGGCCCATGATCAGGTCTTCACCTGGAACGCCACCGCCGCGGGCGTGCGCATCCCGGACGCCAGCTGGATCAAGGACGACCGTGAGGGCGTGACGATCTGCGACGCCACGTCGGCGGCCTTCGCCATGGACCTGCCGTGGGAGAAATTCGACGTCACCACGTTCAGCTGGCAGAAATGCTTAGGCGGCGAGGCCCAGCATGGCGTCGCCGTCCTGTCGCCGCGCGCCCGGGCGCGCCTTCGTGAGTACCGTCCGTCCTGGCCCGTGCCGCGTTTGCTGCAGCTATTTGAAGCGGGCGCGGAAGACGCCGCCATCTATGCCGGCTCCACCATCAACACGCCCTCGCTGATGTGCGTGGAGGATTATCTGGACGCCCTGAAATGGGCCGCGCGCGAAGGCGGCGTCACGGCGCTGATCGCGCGCACCAACGCCAATTTCGCAGCGCTTGCATCGTGGGTCGACAGCGCGTCCTGGATTGATTTCCTGGCCGAGGACCCGGCGACCCGCTCCACCACCTCGGTGACGCTGACATTCACAAGCCCCGAGCTGGCCGCCAAGTCCGACGCCGAGCACTGGGCCGTGTCGCGGCGCATGGGGCTCTTGCTGGACCGCGAAGGCGCGGCGTTTGACGTCATCCCCCATCCCAAAGCCCCGGCGGGCCTGCGCATCTGGTGCGGCCCCACGGTGGACACGGACGACGTCGCAGCGCTCGGTCCCTGGCTCGACTGGGCCTATGAAACGGCGATGGAAGAGCTGGAGATCGCTTAA
- the hisC gene encoding histidinol-phosphate transaminase encodes MTLQPRPGLLDIKPYVPGAAAPAGAVKLSSNENALGASPKAAEAFKAAAGRLQLYPDGGATKLREAIGKAEGLEPARIVCGAGSDELLQLIGRAYLAPGDTVVQSQYGFLVYRLVALQSGAHCVSAPERDYTADVDALIAAARPGARIVFLANPNNPTGTWIPGSEVRRLREGLPEDTLLVLDGAYAEFVDAPGWEDPIKLADEYSNVVVTRTFSKIHGLAALRLGWMYGPQEVVDVIHRVRGPFNVNLPAIEAGVAAISDPDFVRRSKAHNDQWLAYLAQQLGGLGFEVTPSVCNFVLVHFEDAPGRTAAEADRFLTERGLVVRALAPYGLPNALRITVGLEAHNRAVVDALTAFRESWG; translated from the coding sequence ATGACGCTTCAACCCCGCCCCGGCCTTCTGGACATCAAGCCTTACGTGCCCGGCGCCGCTGCGCCCGCCGGCGCGGTGAAGCTGTCGTCCAACGAAAACGCGCTGGGCGCCAGCCCGAAAGCGGCCGAAGCCTTCAAGGCGGCGGCAGGCCGGCTGCAGCTCTATCCCGATGGCGGGGCCACCAAGCTGCGCGAAGCCATCGGCAAGGCGGAAGGCCTTGAACCTGCGCGCATCGTTTGTGGCGCGGGCTCGGACGAGCTGTTGCAGCTGATCGGCCGGGCCTATCTGGCGCCGGGCGATACTGTGGTGCAGAGCCAGTACGGATTTCTCGTCTACCGGCTGGTGGCGCTGCAATCGGGCGCGCACTGCGTCAGCGCGCCCGAGCGCGACTATACCGCCGATGTGGACGCCCTGATCGCGGCGGCCAGGCCCGGCGCGCGCATTGTGTTTCTGGCCAATCCGAACAATCCCACCGGCACGTGGATTCCCGGCTCTGAAGTGCGCCGCCTGCGCGAGGGCCTGCCCGAGGATACGCTGCTGGTGCTGGACGGCGCCTATGCCGAGTTTGTCGATGCACCCGGCTGGGAAGACCCGATCAAGCTGGCGGATGAGTATTCCAACGTGGTGGTGACGCGGACCTTCTCGAAAATCCATGGCCTCGCGGCCCTGCGCTTGGGCTGGATGTATGGCCCGCAGGAAGTGGTCGACGTGATCCACCGCGTGCGCGGGCCGTTCAACGTCAATCTGCCGGCTATAGAGGCGGGCGTGGCCGCCATCTCCGATCCCGATTTCGTGCGCCGCTCCAAGGCCCACAATGACCAGTGGCTGGCCTATCTGGCTCAGCAGCTGGGCGGGCTGGGCTTTGAAGTCACCCCGTCTGTATGCAATTTCGTGCTGGTGCATTTCGAGGATGCGCCCGGCCGCACAGCGGCGGAGGCTGACCGTTTCCTGACCGAGCGCGGCCTGGTGGTGCGGGCGCTGGCGCCGTATGGCCTGCCCAATGCGTTGCGCATCACCGTGGGTCTGGAGGCGCATAACCGCGCCGTAGTCGACGCGCTGACCGCCTTCCGGGAAAGCTGGGGTTAA
- a CDS encoding EamA family transporter: MTPDKPGLKGWGGLIALALLWGGAFAFITVGVETLPPSVVAFGRLALAAVVLTVWAVAQKRYLPPLTDRRWLWFAGLGLFGNALPFTLIAIGQQTVPSGVAGILMGMTPLAIIMAAHFVLPGERINAWKGAGFLIGFSGIVLLTGPSALAGMLETDFLAQMLIFAATLAYATNAIMYQRMPETPPITVAAGSLICASVLTVPLVIWDGATGPALQPSLNSILAVIALGILPTALATIVYMAIARKVGAAFIALINYAVPVVAAMIGLVLGEAMGLTAWLALGIILLGIFIARRGTRRKDV, encoded by the coding sequence GTGACGCCGGACAAGCCGGGTCTCAAGGGCTGGGGCGGGCTGATCGCGCTGGCGCTGCTATGGGGCGGGGCGTTCGCCTTCATCACGGTCGGGGTGGAGACCTTGCCGCCGTCTGTGGTCGCCTTCGGGCGCCTGGCGCTGGCGGCTGTGGTGCTGACCGTGTGGGCGGTGGCGCAGAAGCGCTATCTGCCGCCGCTCACAGACCGGCGCTGGCTGTGGTTTGCAGGCCTCGGCCTGTTCGGCAATGCGCTGCCCTTCACCCTGATCGCCATCGGCCAGCAGACCGTGCCGTCCGGCGTGGCGGGCATCCTCATGGGCATGACGCCGCTGGCCATCATCATGGCGGCGCATTTCGTTTTGCCGGGCGAGCGGATCAATGCCTGGAAGGGGGCCGGCTTCCTGATCGGGTTTTCCGGGATCGTCCTGCTGACAGGCCCGTCCGCGCTGGCGGGCATGCTGGAAACCGATTTTCTGGCCCAGATGCTGATTTTCGCGGCGACACTGGCCTACGCCACCAACGCCATCATGTACCAGCGCATGCCCGAAACCCCGCCCATCACCGTCGCCGCTGGATCGCTGATCTGCGCCTCCGTGCTGACCGTGCCGCTGGTGATCTGGGACGGGGCGACCGGCCCCGCCCTGCAGCCGAGCCTCAATTCAATTCTCGCCGTCATCGCACTTGGCATCCTGCCCACGGCGCTGGCGACCATTGTCTATATGGCCATTGCCCGCAAAGTGGGCGCGGCCTTCATCGCGCTCATCAATTACGCCGTACCGGTGGTGGCGGCGATGATCGGGCTGGTGCTGGGCGAGGCGATGGGCCTCACCGCCTGGCTGGCGCTGGGGATCATTCTATTGGGGATTTTCATCGCCCGGCGCGGCACACGGCGCAAAGACGTCTAG